A stretch of DNA from Aquipuribacter hungaricus:
CCGTCCGCGGCACCCGGGCCGCCCGAGGCGCTGGCGCCGGGTGCGCCCGAGCAGGTCGCGTGCCTCGTGGTCGGGACGTCCCGGGCCGGGCGCGCGTGGCTGCCCCGGGCACGGGTCCTCGTCCCCGGGCTCGACGTGCTGGCGGTCCGGACGGCGACCCCGCACGCCCGGGTCAGCACCGAGGCGGGCCTGGTGCAGGTGCAGCGGACCTCCCGGCACGGCGGCGGGCGGGTGGTGCGGCTGGAGGTGGCCGTCCGCGGACCGGAGCACCGGGGGACCTGGCGCAGCGTGGTCTGCGAGGTGGTGGTCGCCCCGCCCGCCGACGGCCGGGCTGCACCCGACGGCGGCGCGCACGGCGCCCGGAGGCTGGTGCGGGCGGACTAGTCTCGCCCCGTGGACGACGTGGCAGAGACGGCACGCGACCAGGTATCCGACACGGGCCGGTCGACCGAGCAGGACCCCGACGGGTCCGGGGACGGCGCGCGCCCGCCGCTGCGGGTGGTCATCGCCAAGCCGGGCCTGGACGGGCACGACCGCGGCGCCAAGGTCGTCGCGCGGGCGCTGCGCGACGCCGGCGTCGAGGTGGTCTACACCGGGCTGCACCAGACCCCGGAGCAGATCGTCGCCGCCGTGGTGCAGGAGGACGCCGACGCGG
This window harbors:
- a CDS encoding cobalamin B12-binding domain-containing protein — protein: MDDVAETARDQVSDTGRSTEQDPDGSGDGARPPLRVVIAKPGLDGHDRGAKVVARALRDAGVEVVYTGLHQTPEQIVAAVVQEDADAVGLSVLSGAHMTLFPRVVQLLKDQGADDVVVFGGGIIPDADIPLLKEQGVAMVFTPGTTMASIVDWVRENV